Part of the Streptomyces antimycoticus genome, AGCGCGCTGGCCTACAGCGGGGACGGCAAGACCATCGTCACGCTCGGCTTCTACAGCGGGCTCATCTTGCGCTTCTGGGACGCGGCCACGCATAAGGAACGCGCGAATCCCCTGGAGCTCGCCCGCCTGTCCCAGCCCACGGCCTTCACGGCGGATGGTCTGACGCTGGCGACCGGCAGCCATGAGGACCATGGCATCCGGCTCTGGCGGATCGAGTAGACCCCGTCGCCCGGTCGGCCGGTCGACGGATGGCCCGGTCTCGCGGCAAGCGCATCACACGGAGTGGAACAGGGAATGGCGGGAGCGGGCATGGACGAGCGAGAACCCTCGCCGGAGGGCGGACACGGCGCCGCATCCGGTGCGGGGCGAACCGGGCCGGACGGGAAGACGACGGAAGCGGACGCCGGGACCGGAGCCGGGGCCGGGGCCGACGCCGAAGAACTCAGCCAACTCCGCGCCGAACGCGACCGTTTGCTCGCCGAGCGCGACCGCCTCCGCCACGAGCTGAACGGACCGCCCTCACACCCACCGCGGATCCTCCCGCAGCCCCCGCCCCACTCCCCCGCGGACAAGCACCGGGCCACCCTCTCCGTCCCCGGCGGCCCCTCCATCGCCCAACTCGCCTTCAGCCCTGACGGCCGCACCCTGGCCACCCTCGGCTTCCAGGACAAGATGATCCACCTGTGGCGTCTGGAGTAGCCCGGTGTGCCGCGGGCCCCCGGCGCTCGACGGTCGGCGGCGGCCGCCGGCCGTTGCCTCACCGACCGCCACCAACTCGTGCCTCGCGAACGCGTCGTCCTAGTGCGGGACCTCGAAATTGGACCGGACCATTGACACTCACTGGTCTAGTCCTGTTTTCTCGTGGGCGCGCAGCCTCCCCCCACGCCGTCCGATCATCCCGTCCCACCTCGGTTCGGCTCCGCCTTCCCCCACACCAAGGAGCGGTTCCCATGAGCCTCCGTTTCCCCTTGAGCAAAAGGGTTCTGACCGGCATGTGCGTCTCTGTCGCCACGGCCGGACTGCTCGCCACGGTCTCCGCGACGACCGCCGACGCGGGTACCACCTCCGCCACCGCGAAGGCGGCACTCCCCGAGCACGCGCTCGTGGGCTATCTGCACTCGAGCTTCGCCAACGGCTCCGGATACACCCGCATGGCCGATGTCCCCGACAGCTGGGACATCATCGACCTGGCCTTCGGCGAACCCACCTCCACCACCTCCGGCGACATCCGCTTCAGCCTCTGCCCGCAGACCGAATGCGCGAACGTCGAGTCCGAGGACGAGTTCAAGGCCGCCATCAAGGCCAAGCAGGCCGCGGGCAAGAAGGTGCTGATATCCATCGGCGGGCAGAACGGCCAGGTGCAGCTCACCACCACCGCCGCCCGCGACAAGTTCGTCGAGTCGGTGGGCGCGATCATCGACAAGTACGGACTGGACGGCCTGGACATCGACTTCGAGGGCCACTCGCTGTCGCTGGACGACGGCGACACCGACTTCAAGAACCCGAAGACCCCCGCGATCGTCAATCTCATCTCGGCCGTGAAGTCGCTCAAGGCGAAGTACGGATCCGACTTCACCCTCACCATGGCCCCGGAAACGTTCTTCGTGCAGCTGGGCTACCAGTTCTACGGTTCGGGCCCCTTCGGCGGCCAGGACCCGCGCGCCGGGGCGTATCTCCCGGTCATTCACGCACTGCGGGACGACCTCACCCTGCTGCACGTCCAGGACTACAACTCCGGACCGATCATGGGGCTCGACAACCAGTCCCACACCATGGGCAGCGCCGACTTCCACATCGCGATGACCGACATGCTGCTCACCGGCTTCCCCGTGGCGGGCGACACCAACAACGTCTTCCCGGCGCTGGACCCGTCCCAAGTGGCGATCGGCCTGCCCGCGAGCCCCAACGCGGGCAACGGCCACACCCAGCCCAGTGAAGTGACCAAGACCCTGAACTGCCTGACGAAGAAGACCGACTGCGGCGGTTATCAGCCCCACGGCAGCTGGCCCGCCCTGCGCGGGCTGATGGCCTGGTCGATCAACTGGGACAGCTTCAACGGCGGCGAGTTCGCGAAGAACTTCGACGCCTACTACGGCGGCTGAAGCCGCGTCGGACACGCGTCGCCGGCCTCACCGGGCGGTCCCGGTGAGGCGTCCCGTGTCGATGTCAGCCGGCCATGCCGCCGGCGAACGGCATCGTCCGCCATTGGTCGACGGCCGGCTTCAAGTACTCCATCAGCGGCGGCAGTTGCGGTACGAGCGAGAGGGAGGCGATGGCCCGCAGCATCCCCACAGCGTTCACGAAGCCCAGGACGTCCTGGTTCAACGGCCTCATGCCGCTGCGCTGCGCGCCACGGTTGTAGGCGGATTCGAGGGTCGGCCCGAGAGCGGCCAGGTCCCACTCGACGGGGCCCAGCGTAACCAGCTCGAAGTCGGCGAAGAGGTCCCCGTCCGCCCCGGCGAAGATGTTCGCGGGCGGGGAGTCGCCGTGGATGGGCTGGAGGTCGATCCCCGGGAACGCCGTTTCGAACGCGGCGCGTGAGCGCACGAGAGGTTCCAGGACCTGCCACTCGCGGCGTGCGCGCTCCAGATCGGCCGGGCCGACGAGGTCGGCGCGCGTTTCGAGCAGAGCGAAGCTGTCCACGATGAACCGCGGTTCGGCCGCGGAGAGAAACGACAGTGGACCCGGGTATGCGCGCATCGCGGCATGCAGGTCAGCGGTGATCTCGGAGTTCGCCACATAGTCGGGCCCGATGTCCCGACGCTCCTCGACGAACTGCCAGAAGGTCATCGAGAATCCGTCGCGCTGAACGGGCTCCAGTGGCACGAGAGGACTGGGCGGGATCACGGGGGTTCCCCGGTCCGCGAGCCACCGTGTCACATCCAGTTCCGCCTGCTGGCGGCGTGCCTGGGAATCGAGGTCCACGTAGCGCGGCAGGACGGTGGGAACCCGCGCCACGACCGGTGCGGGCGCAAGGTGGACGACCACGGAGAACAGGTCATGGAGCACCTTGGCATCGGTCACGGTGAGTCCGAGATCACGCGCTGCTCCGACAACCGCGTCGACCGCGGCGGAGGTGCGGCGGGCGATGTGTTGTGGACTCACATGTCGGCGGAGTAGGTGGCGCGGAGTAGGTGGCGCGGAGCGAGCGAAAGAGCCGGGCCGGTTCTCCCTCCCGGGCAACGCCGTACCCGACTGATGGGATAGGGGCCGGGTGCCCCGTGCCACATGCACGTTTCCGGGGGCGGTGGGCGGGGACCCACCCTGTGTGAGCCGAGAACGCGGCAAGGCCACCGGTCCCGCGCGGCTGCGCTTCGACGGATGGATCGCGGGCACAGGCACCTCCTCCGGGACGCGCATCGTGCTGGGGCACTGGGAGCGATCGCCGTTCGGGCCGTTCAGCGACGTGATGCTCGATCGCGCTGACGGTGAACGGCTGCTGCTCGCTCCCACGCCGGAGACGGCGGACTTCATCGCCCGCACCTACACCTTCGACGCGGTGCGCATCGTGCCGGTCCGCGTGAGCGTCGGGGCGGGCACCTGGACCGTCCGGGCCGGGGCACTGGACATGCGCTTCACCACGGGCCGACGAGGGCCCCTGGGGCTTCTGCTGCGTGCGGTGCCCGGCGCACTCGCCCGCCGTCCGGCGTGGAGCGCGCTGCTGGACGTCCCCGCCCGCCTGCTGCTGGCCGGTGTGCGCACTCGCGGCAGCGCCGGGGGCGGTCGCCGTGAGTGGTACGGCGCGCGGGATCTGAGGCCGATCGTCGCGGTGTCGGCGGTCTTCGAGGGCGACGACCTCGGTGTGATGGCGCCCGTCGAACCCCCGGTGCGCTTCGGGTTCGGTTCGGTGCCCCGGAGGCCGGGCGTCACCCGGGTCACCACGACGGTGGCACTGGGCCGGGGCCGCGCGCCCTTCAGGTCCCGGGCCTGAGCCGGGCCCGAGCCGGGGGCCCGAGCCGGGGGCCCGAGCCGGGGGCCCGAGCCGGGGGCCCGAGCACGCGCCGGCCAAAAGGGTTTGAGGTCCGCGACCTTGGCTAGAAGAGTGACTGACCGAGGTGCTTCGGAAAGCAGGCACACCTGGCGGGAGCCGCGCGCCACGCGCTGCGAGCCCCAGACCGTGCCGTGCCGGCCTCCCGCTCTGCTGTACAGCGACAAGCAGGGAGGAGAGAACCTCGATGAGCGCGACGTGTGCAGGCGCCCGCCGCCGTCACGACGACACTCCTGACACCGCGGCCGACTTCGAGCGGCTTGCCGCCATGTCTGAAGGACCCGAGCGGGAGGCACTGGCCGAGAAGCTGGTCGAAGCGTGGCTGCCGATGGCCCACCGCCTCGCCCGCCGCTACCGCAACCGCGGAGAGAACCTGGAGGACCTGGAGCAGGTCGCCGCCCTGGGCCTGGTCAAGGCCGTCGACCGCTACGACCCGCACCGCGGAGGCGCGTTCCAGCCGTACGCGATCCCCACGATCGTCGGGGAGCTCAAGCGCCACTTCCGCGACTGCGCTTGGGACGTGCACGTGCCCCGGCGGGTGCAGGAGCTGCGCAACAAGGTCCGCGCCACCATCCGGGAGCTGGCCACCGCGGAAGGCGCCGATCGCTCCCCCACCGTGGCGCAGGTCGCCGAAGCCGCCGGCATGAGCGAAGAGGACGTACTCACCGGGATGGAGGCCATCGACAGCTTCCGCTCCCTGTCCCTGGACGCCGAGCTCGCCGGCGCGGACGACGGCTACTCCCTGGCCGACACCCTCGGCCGGCCCGAGGCCCGCTATGAGACGGTCATCGCCCGGGAGTCGGTCAAGCCCTGTCTGCACCGGCTGCCGGAGCGGGAGCAGCGCATCCTGTATCTGCGGTTCTTCCGCGATATGACCCAAGCCGGGATCGCCGAGGAGCTGGGCATCTCCCAGATGCATGTCTCCCGTCTCATCTCCCGCAGCTGCCACAAGATCCGCAAGCAGGTCGAGGCCGAGCCGCAGCGCGAGAACGTACCCGTGCCCGTCTGACGCCCTGCGGGTGACGAGACTCCCCGTACGTGAGGCGACACCGCCGTCCCCGCACGTATCACGCCGCATGATGATGAAGAAGAAGAAGGAGCCTGCCATGCTCATGGCCCACCCCGCGGTTCTGACCGGCCTCATCCGACAGTACGAGACCCTGCGAACCCTGCACGCCGAGGACGGCGGGCTGGAGGCGCGGCAGCGGCTCGACGACGTCGCCTACACGCTGTGCGTCGTCACCGGCACCCGCGACGTGGACGCCGCTCTGATCGCCGCCCGGCATCAGCTCCCCGGCGCCCACACCGAGGACGACTCCCTTCTCCCCTCCGTCTGAGGCACACCCCCGCGTGCCCCGGCCGCCGGCCGGGGCACGCGGCATCCCGTCGCGGCCGCACCGCACCGCACCGCACCGACCGGCCCGTATCGCCCGGCGTGCGCGGTTCGGCCAGGTGGCTACGGAGTGTCGTCCGAGGCGGTCGCGGAGGGTCCCGCGTCGAGTCCGGTGAGAAAGGCGGCGAGGACGCGGCGCAGGCGGGGTTCCACCTCGACGACCGCGTGGCCGAGCCGGGGGTCGGTCTCGTAGAGCTCCCGCAGGCGCGGGCCGGGGGTGGCCATCTGCCACAGGGCCCCGGCCATGCTGGTCGCCGCGGCGACCAGGTCGACGGTCTGCAACTCGGTCAGTCCGAGCAGTCGTCGCAGCTCGCCGTCGATCAGCTCGATCTCCTCGAGCGTCACCAGTTTGAAGGCGCGCACCGAGTCGATCGAGACATTGCGTTCGAGGTTCAACGGCGCCTGTGCCAGCAGGTCGCAGAACATCGGCCGAGCCGCCAGCGTGGCGGCGACGACCTCGGCAACCTCCGTGGGCGTGGCGTGTGCCCTCCGTGCGAGATCGCCGCGCAGGTCGGCGGACCACTGCCGCCAGCCTTCCGCGGTGAGCCGCAGGAAGATCTGCTCCCTCGTCTCGAAGTAGCGGAGCAGGGCCGACTTGTGCATCCCCACGGCCGCGGCGATGTCGGTGAGGGTGACGTCCCGGACCCCGCGCTGGTGGCCGAGCGTACGGGCCGCGTCCAGGATCGCCTCTTCCCGCGCCTGCTTGGCCTGGGCACTGCGGGCACGTTGGAAGGCAGGGGTCGTCATGCCCCACATCATAGGAACCCGTAAGGCAACGGCGTTGCATTATTAAGAGAACGGTGTTGTACTAACGGCATGAAGCAACAGGTCTGGTTCATCACCGGTTCATCGCGCGGCCTCGGCCGCGCCCTGGTCACCGCCGCCCTCGAGGCCGGCGACCATGTCGTGGCCACCGCCCGCGACCCCAAGGTCCTCGCGGAGGCATTCGGCGAGTACGGCGACCGCGTCCATCCCGTCGCGCTGGACGTCACGCGTCCAGAGGCGGCGCACGAGGCCGTCGAGGCGGCGCTCGCCCGCTTCGGGCGCATCGACGTGCTCGTGAACAACGCGGGATACGCGAATGTCTCGCCCATCGAGACATCGGACGACGACGACTTCCGCGCCCAGTTCGAGACGAACTTCTGGGGCGTCTACAACGTCACCAAGGCCGTGCTCCCCACCCTGCGCCGCCAGGGAGCCGGCACCGTCGTGCAGATCTCCTCGATCGGCGGGCGGGTGGGCGGATCGCCGGGCATCGCCTCCTACCAGGCGGCCAAGTTCGCGGTCGACGGCTTCAGCCGGGTCCTCGCCGCGGAGACCGCACCGTTCGGCGTGCGCGTCATGGTGGTCGAACCGAGCGGCTTCGCCACCGACTGGGCCGGTTCCTCCATGACGGTCCACCCCATCCCCGACGCCTACGACGAGACCGTCGGGGCGATGAACCGGCTGGTGCGGCAGAGCACAACAGGAGCGGCCGGGGACCCTCGGCGCGCCGCCGAGATCATCGTGCGCACCGTCCACCGCGACCAGGTCCCGAGCCATCTCCCGCTGGGCGTGAACGCGACGACCATGGCGCGGGACTACTCCCGGCACCAGCTCGCCGAGGCGACCGCCTGGGAAGAGGTCAGCCGCTCGGCCGACTTCGGCGAGCCCTACCCCGCACAGCTCCCGCCCGAAGGCACGGCCGAGTAGGGCCTGTTGGGAGAGCACCGGTCACACCACGCGTTGCGGGCTGCGACCGGCACGGCGGTGTCCCTCGTGGTCACCCGCCCTCGCCGACCGGGCCGAGGAGCCCCGCCACGAGTCCGCGGGCGTAGGCGGCGTCGAGTCCGGCGGGGCGGAAGAGGATGCGGTACATCAGGGGGGCGACGACGCGGTCGATGACCGTCTCGACCTCGGGGATGTCGTCCCCGCGTTCGGTCGCGCGGGCCAGGATGAGGTCGACCTGGTCGGCGGCGTAGGCCGAGCACTGGCCGGCGTTGGTGCCGTCGGGGTCGCCGAGCAGGGCGTCGCGGATATAGGCACGGCCGGCGGGGGAGGCCATCTCGTCGAGGAACTGCTCGGCCCAGGCCGCCAGGTCGGACGCCAGGGCGCCGTGGTCCTTGGGAGCGGTATCGGGCCGCAGCCGCTCGACCGCCACGTCCGAGAGCAGCTCCGCGAGGTCTCCCCAGCGGCGGTAGATCGTAGAGGGGGTGACCCCGGCGCGCTGGGCGACCAGCGGCACGGTCAGGGCGTCGCGGCCCACCTCCGCTTCGAGCTCGCGTACGGCGGTGTGCACCGACGCCTGGACCCGGGCGCTGCGCCCGCCGGGGCGCACCATCTGCCTGCTCATCCCTCCACCTTAAAGCAAATTTCTTGCTTCTAGACAGTGGTGCGCCCCCGGCCGCTGCCCCAGGCCGTCGTCAGGCCGCCGGTGCGAGCACGCGGGTCGGCTGGGACTGCTCGTAGGCGTGGCCGACCCGCAGGAGCACGTTCTCCCCGAGGGGCCGCCCCAGCAGCTGCATGCCGATCGGCAGGCCCGCCGTGTCATGGCCGACCGGGACGGACAGTGAGGGCACTCCGGTGAGGTTGGCGGGGGCCGAGAGGCGTACGTAGGCGTCGGAGACGGCTTCGACGGTGCCGTCCGCCCAGGTGATCGTCTCCTGGTCGGCCTTGGCCGCGGTCGCCGGAACCGTCGGTGCGGCGATCACGTCGACATCGGCCAGCACGCGCGCCCACTCCTGGCGCATCAGCGTCCGGGAGCGCTGGGCGCGCAGATAGTCCCCGGCGGGCATCAGTTCCCCGGCTTCGAGCAGGGTGCGCACGTCCACCTGGTACAGCTCGGGCACCGCGCGCAGGGTGCGCTCGTGGTAGGCGGTCGCCTCCGGCACCATCAGGCCCCACTGAGTGGCCTGGATATAGCGGGCCATGGGGATCTCGACCTCGACCAGGCGTGCGCCGAGGGCCTGAAGCCGGTCGACGGCCTGCCGGACCGCGGCTTCCACCTCCGTATCGACGTGCTCGAAGTAGTAGTTGCGCGGCACGCCGACGCGCAGTCCGGTCAGGTCCTCGCCCGCACCGGGCCGGTAGTCCTGCGCGGGCGCGTCCAGGGAGGCGGGGTCACGGGGGTCGTGTCCGGCGAGAGCCGCCAGGACCAGGGCCTGGTCCTCGACGGTGCGCGTCAGGGGGCCGACGTGGTCCAGCGACCAGGACAGGGACGTGACGCCGTGGCGGGGGACGAGGCCGTAGGTCGGCTTGAGGCCGACGACTCCGTTGAGCGCGGCGGGGACGCGGATGGATCCGCCCGTGTCGGTGCCCAGCGCGAAGGTCGCGGCGCCTGAGGCCACGGCCACGGCGGATCCGCCACTGGAGCCGCCGGCGACCCGGCCGGTGTCCCAGGCGTTGCGGGTCTGCGGGGTGGTGAGCCCGTAGGCGAACTCATGGGTGTGGGTCTTGCCGACCAGGACCGCGCCGGCCGCGCCGAGGCGGGCCGCGACCGTGCTGTCCGCCTGCGCGC contains:
- a CDS encoding amidase; protein product: MQPYELSLTAAAAAIRAGRLSPVELVDSVLERVERLEPHLNAYATVTAERARHAARKAADDIAAGRSRGPLRGIPMGLKDLIDVVGVATTASSRVRADHRAQADSTVAARLGAAGAVLVGKTHTHEFAYGLTTPQTRNAWDTGRVAGGSSGGSAVAVASGAATFALGTDTGGSIRVPAALNGVVGLKPTYGLVPRHGVTSLSWSLDHVGPLTRTVEDQALVLAALAGHDPRDPASLDAPAQDYRPGAGEDLTGLRVGVPRNYYFEHVDTEVEAAVRQAVDRLQALGARLVEVEIPMARYIQATQWGLMVPEATAYHERTLRAVPELYQVDVRTLLEAGELMPAGDYLRAQRSRTLMRQEWARVLADVDVIAAPTVPATAAKADQETITWADGTVEAVSDAYVRLSAPANLTGVPSLSVPVGHDTAGLPIGMQLLGRPLGENVLLRVGHAYEQSQPTRVLAPAA
- a CDS encoding SDR family NAD(P)-dependent oxidoreductase produces the protein MKQQVWFITGSSRGLGRALVTAALEAGDHVVATARDPKVLAEAFGEYGDRVHPVALDVTRPEAAHEAVEAALARFGRIDVLVNNAGYANVSPIETSDDDDFRAQFETNFWGVYNVTKAVLPTLRRQGAGTVVQISSIGGRVGGSPGIASYQAAKFAVDGFSRVLAAETAPFGVRVMVVEPSGFATDWAGSSMTVHPIPDAYDETVGAMNRLVRQSTTGAAGDPRRAAEIIVRTVHRDQVPSHLPLGVNATTMARDYSRHQLAEATAWEEVSRSADFGEPYPAQLPPEGTAE
- a CDS encoding DUF5133 domain-containing protein, which produces MLMAHPAVLTGLIRQYETLRTLHAEDGGLEARQRLDDVAYTLCVVTGTRDVDAALIAARHQLPGAHTEDDSLLPSV
- a CDS encoding TetR/AcrR family transcriptional regulator; the protein is MSRQMVRPGGRSARVQASVHTAVRELEAEVGRDALTVPLVAQRAGVTPSTIYRRWGDLAELLSDVAVERLRPDTAPKDHGALASDLAAWAEQFLDEMASPAGRAYIRDALLGDPDGTNAGQCSAYAADQVDLILARATERGDDIPEVETVIDRVVAPLMYRILFRPAGLDAAYARGLVAGLLGPVGEGG
- a CDS encoding TetR/AcrR family transcriptional regulator, which encodes MTTPAFQRARSAQAKQAREEAILDAARTLGHQRGVRDVTLTDIAAAVGMHKSALLRYFETREQIFLRLTAEGWRQWSADLRGDLARRAHATPTEVAEVVAATLAARPMFCDLLAQAPLNLERNVSIDSVRAFKLVTLEEIELIDGELRRLLGLTELQTVDLVAAATSMAGALWQMATPGPRLRELYETDPRLGHAVVEVEPRLRRVLAAFLTGLDAGPSATASDDTP
- a CDS encoding SigB/SigF/SigG family RNA polymerase sigma factor; the protein is MSATCAGARRRHDDTPDTAADFERLAAMSEGPEREALAEKLVEAWLPMAHRLARRYRNRGENLEDLEQVAALGLVKAVDRYDPHRGGAFQPYAIPTIVGELKRHFRDCAWDVHVPRRVQELRNKVRATIRELATAEGADRSPTVAQVAEAAGMSEEDVLTGMEAIDSFRSLSLDAELAGADDGYSLADTLGRPEARYETVIARESVKPCLHRLPEREQRILYLRFFRDMTQAGIAEELGISQMHVSRLISRSCHKIRKQVEAEPQRENVPVPV
- a CDS encoding phosphotransferase, producing MSPQHIARRTSAAVDAVVGAARDLGLTVTDAKVLHDLFSVVVHLAPAPVVARVPTVLPRYVDLDSQARRQQAELDVTRWLADRGTPVIPPSPLVPLEPVQRDGFSMTFWQFVEERRDIGPDYVANSEITADLHAAMRAYPGPLSFLSAAEPRFIVDSFALLETRADLVGPADLERARREWQVLEPLVRSRAAFETAFPGIDLQPIHGDSPPANIFAGADGDLFADFELVTLGPVEWDLAALGPTLESAYNRGAQRSGMRPLNQDVLGFVNAVGMLRAIASLSLVPQLPPLMEYLKPAVDQWRTMPFAGGMAG